The following proteins come from a genomic window of Alosa sapidissima isolate fAloSap1 chromosome 22, fAloSap1.pri, whole genome shotgun sequence:
- the synpo2lb gene encoding synaptopodin 2-like protein isoform X2, producing the protein MVAEEVVVSLSGGAPWGFRLQGGAEQSKPLQVAKVRKRSKACRAGLREADELLAINELSCGELSHAQAMNLIDNGRGILHLRVRRAPGLQSLMLLGSSSAPHMDEAYRAALQALSPPLSSAPLRGGSGCITSPPDSEAYYGETDSDADVVAQERQRRQKRRSPSSSPAKPPPHEEEEEASEMSGYESAPDASGYMSQLQHRWAEMQGQPPPQQQQQQQQQQHGLPGVARREVVYQPPPTEWGLQEISGQNSGQSSPNNSQGAGEGDSGFQEAPAVKPPPLVSPERAREAMMLASRRQLVPMVGPLETPMDDELTATYKDKARQAKLHRGESGQEKQVKEARTKCRTIASLLTDAPNPHAKGVLMFKKRRQRAKKYTLTCFGSADDASLSRSETEDEEEEGSSFPGSESELEEEGFAASTEPDPIWDSGYLDLLDKRSSACIGEFDSVQESSPGLNMSGKGAQLFEQQRQRAAKPVAPPPVAAKPAAAPLSLMTDEQLAEMTAEMPPAPPAYAGPSVTVNSGMVNGDSTVVSRTSVVLAPAGHAVSMASGGPDTMDSQAGTNVHNRTAKPFAAGCVGNRAATAPVVFRPSPARKAVSVANMPAAFSSSSGPEVKRAVSSTSLYIPARPATVSGPPSAGASPLSPRTSVSVASFPPPAAHPAPHPAHQATYSAPHSAPHPAPRSAPHQATYSAPNSAPHPAPHPAPHQATYSAPNSAPRPAPHQATYSAPNSAPHPAPRSAPHQATYSAPNSAPHPAPHQATYSAPHQATHQTPHSAPPAFSQAPGQPPSYNPPPPAMSQPYSPSSSMASAPFSPPAPHATPYSPQEAPAYYPPQSMPYSAPAPPPVPSKPYSSPHSQAAPFSPPPHQNMPLSPPHQPSAPFPPPSTMTMSYSQPPANVASTYPPAPVSAPYAPSQPVPASPPNLAPPPTAPKVSFNPYVDVSASPQPPAMASPQPCQAAGVGPEALASREQRIAVPAGKTGILQDARKRSSRKPMFSAPEEKKGLSPNPALLNMVQNLDERPRGDPGFESGPEEDSLNLGAEACNFMQIQRGGRHPPPPVAPKPSRAATGPPPPPSLQTGGKGAELFARRQSRMDRYVVDKQQPHPMSPAQPRDPSPTPSLPAHWKYSSSIRAPPPINYNPLLSPSCPLVAQRAPRASEAPRVAHKPGVKALDYMSRQPYQLNSSLFSYGGGVPQQPQGASLTTPRQVPVKAARVYEIKRFSTPTPMSAPTSLTPTVIVPRSATTLAEPIWRSEVASPPPRAPAPAPYTPTPTPYTQAPAPYSPAARPPPPSVTLPALPHFQGSAHGPAPAQAYGSHFQGSAHGPAPAQAYGSQFQAAKQFKSAPELSPLSVNPALRSSSTQPNLRVPRPRFSTSNAGLQPNVWRPGSMIH; encoded by the exons ATGGTGGCCGAGGAGGTCGTTGTCAGCCTGTCTGGAGGAGCGCCATGGGGCTTTCGGCTCCAGGGGGGAGCTGAGCAGAGCAAACCTCTCCAAGTGGCCAAG GTGAGGAAGCGCAGTAAAGCCTGCCGCGCTGGTCTGCGAGAGGCTGACGAGCTGCTGGCTATCAATGAGCTGTCATGTGGAGAACTCTCTCACGCCCAGGCCATGAACCTGATTGACAATGGCAGAGGAATCCTTCACCTGCGTGTCAGAAG GGCCCCTGGCCTGCAGTCCCTGATGCTGCTCGGGTCCTCCTCCGCTCCTCATATGGACGAAGCGTACCGCGCCGCCCTGCAGGCCCTGTCCCCTCCGCTGTCCTCAGCGCCTCTCCGCGGGGGCTCCGGCTGCATCACGTCTCCGCCGGACAGCGAGGCGTACTATGGCGAGACGGACAGCGACGCCGACGTAGTGGCCCAGGAGCGCCAGCGCCGGCAGAAGCGCCGAAGCCCCAGCAGCTCCCCGGCCAAGCCGCCGCcgcacgaggaggaggaggaggcctcgGAGATGAGCGGCTACGAGAGCGCACCCGACGCCAGCGGCTACATGAGCCAGCTGCAGCACCGCTGGGCCGAGATGCAGGGCCAGCCGCcccctcagcagcagcagcagcagcagcagcagcagcatgggcTACCGGGCGTAGCGCGCAGGGAGGTGGTCTACCAGCCTCCCCCGACCGAGTGGGGGCTCCAGGAGATCTCGGGCCAGAACTCGGGCCAGAGCAGCCCAAACAACAGCCAGGGGGCGGGGGAGGGGGACAGCGGCTTCCAGGAGGCTCCGGCTGTGAAGCCCCCGCCACTGGTGTCTCCTGAGCGGGCCAGAGAGGCCATGATGCTGGCCTCCCGCAGGCAGCTGGTGCCCATGGTGGGGCCCTTGGAGACGCCTATGGACGACGAGCTCACAGCCACCTACAAGGACAAAGCCAGACAGGCCA AACTCCACAGAGGTGAGAGCGGCCAGGAGAAGCAGGTGAAGGAGGCCCGCACCAAGTGCCGCACCATCGCCTCCCTGCTGACAGACGCGCCCAACCCCCATGCCAAGGGTGTGTTGATGTTCAAGAAGCGCCGACAGCGCGCCAAGAAGTACACGCTTACCTGCTTCGGCAGTGCAGACGACGCCAGCCTCTCCCGCAGCGAGACtgaagacgaggaggaggaaggaagcAGCTTCCCTGGCAGCGAGTCAGAGCTGGAAGAGGAAGGGTTCGCCGCCTCCACCGAGCCGGACCCGATCTGGGACAGTGGCTACCTCGACCTACTGGACAAGAGGTCCTCAGCCTGCATCGGAGAGTTTGACAGTGTCCAGGAGAGCAGCCCAGGGCTGAATATGTCGGGGAAGGGTGCTCAGCTGTTTGAACAGCAGAGGCAGCGGGCAGCGAAGCCTGTTGCTCCACCACCCGTCGCAGCCAAGCCGGCCGCAGCGCCGCTATCGCTCATGACTGATGAGCAGCTGGCAGAGATGACCGCAGAGATGCCCCCAGCTCCTCCAGCTTACGCAGGCCCGTCGGTGACTGTGAATTCAGGGATGGTGAACGGAGATTCAACGGTGGTGAGCCGCACCAGCGTGGTACTAGCTCCTGCGGGCCATGCCGTGTCAATGGCAAGTGGTGGGCCTGACACCATGGACTCACAAGCTGGCACCAATGTCCACAACCGGACCGCCAAGCCGTTTGCCGCCGGCTGCGTGGGCAACCGGGCCGCCACTGCCCCCGTGGTATTCCGGCCCAGCCCTGCCCGGAAGGCGGTGTCCGTGGCCAACATGCCAGCAGCCTTCTCTTCTTCCAGCGGTCCAGAGGTGAAGCGAGCagtctcctccacctccctctacATCCCTGCCCGGCCCGCCACTGTGAGTGGACCTCCCTCAGCAGGGGcgtctcccctctctccacgCACCTCTGTGTCTGTGGCCTCCTTCCCCCCTCCGGCCGCACATCCAGCTCCTCATCCTGCTCATCAGGCTACTTATTCAGCTCCTCACTCTGCTCCTCATCCGGCTCCTCGTTCTGCTCCTCACCAGGCTACTTATTCAGCTCCTAATTCTGCTCCTCATCCGGCTCCTCATCCAGCTCCTCACCAGGCTACTTATTCAGCTCCTAATTCTGCTCCTCGTCCGGCTCCTCACCAGGCTACTTATTCAGCTCCTAATTCTGCTCCTCATCCAGCTCCTCGTTCTGCTCCTCACCAGGCTACTTATTCAGCTCCTAATTCTGCTCCTCATCCGGCTCCTCACCAGGCTACTTATTCAGCTCCTCACCAGGCTACTCATCAGACTCCTCATTCTGCTCCCCCTGCCTTCTCCCAGGCCCCTGGGCAACCCCCATCCTATAACCCACCTCCCCCTGCTATGAGCCAGCCGtattctccttcctcctccatgGCCTCTGCACCCTTCTCCCCACCAGCTCCTCACGCCACCCCCTACTCTCCTCAAGAGGCTCCAGCCTACTACCCCCCTCAGTCCATGCCCTactctgctcctgctcctcctcctgtgcCCTCCAAACCTTACTCCTCACCTCATTCCCAAGCTGCACctttctcccctccccctcaccAAAACATGCCCCTTTCACCTCCTCACCAGCCGAGCGCCcccttccctcctccctccaccaTGACCATGTCCTACTCCCAGCCCCCTGCCAACGTAGCCTCCACGTACCCCCCAGCTCCTGTGTCTGCTCCTTATGCGCCATCCCAGCCAGTTCCTGCCTCCCCCCCCAACCTGGCGCCACCGCCCACAGCTCCTAAGGTCTCCTTCAACCCCTACGTTGATGTGTCGGCGTCGCCTCAGCCTCCCGCCATGGCGTCTCCTCAGCCGTGCCAGGCGGCGGGCGTGGGGCCAGAGGCGCTGGCGTCTCGAGAGCAGCGGATCGCCGTGCCAGCGGGGAAGACCGGCATCTTGCAGGACGCTCGCAAGCGGAGCAGCCGCAAGCCCATGTTCAGCGCGCCGGAGGAGAAGAAGGGCCTCTCTCCGAACCCCGCGCTGCTGAACATGGTGCAGAACCTGGACGAGAGGCCCCGGGGGGACCCGGGCTTCGAGTCTGGCCCTGAGGAGGACTCCCTCAACCTGGGCGCCGAGGCCTGCAACTTCATGCAGATCCAGAGAGGCGGCAGGCACCCTCCTCCGCCTGTGGCCCCCAAGCCGTCTCGCGCCGCCACCGGCCCGCCTCCTCCGCCCTCCCTGCAGACCGGAGGCAAGGGGGCCGAGCTGTTCGCGCGCCGGCAGAGCCGCATGGATCGCTACGTGGTGGACAAGCAGCAACCGCATCCGATGTCCCCTGCCCAGCCCCGCGatccctcccccaccccatctcttcCCGCCCACTGGAAGTATTCCTCCAGCATCAGGGCCCCTCCTCCCATCAACTACAACCCCCTGCTGTCCCCCTCCTGCCCCCTGGTCGCCCAGCGTGCCCCCAGAGCCTCGGAGGCCCCTCGCGTGGCCCACAAACCGGGCGTGAAGGCGCTGGACTACATGAGCCGCCAGCCCTACCAGCTCAACTCGTCCCTCTTCAGCTACGGGGGTGGAGTGCCTCAGCAGCCGCAAGGCGCCTCCCTCACCACACCCCGACAGGTGCCAGTCAAGGCGGCGCGCGTCTACGAGATCAAGCGCTTCTCCACTCCCACCCCCATGTCGGCGCCCACCTCCCTGACCCCAACCGTCATCGTGCCGCGCTCGGCCACCACGTTGGCCGAGCCCATCTGGAGGTCTGAGGTGGCGTCCCCCCCGCCTCGGGCCCCTGCACCTGCCCCTTACACCCCTACACCCACCCCTTACACCCAGGCGCCCGCCCCGTACTCCCCTGCTGCccgacccccacccccatcagtGACCCTCCCTGCCCTGCCCCACTTCCAGGGCTCAGCCCACGGGCCGGCTCCTGCCCAGGCGTACGGCTCCCACTTCCAGGGCTCAGCCCACGGGCCGGCTCCTGCCCAGGCGTACGGCTCCCAGTTCCAGGCTGCCAAGCAGTTCAAGAGTGCCCCTGAGCTGAGTCCCCTGTCGGTGAACCCCGCCCTGCGCTCCAGCAGCACCCAGCCCAACCTCAGGGTGCCCCGGCCACGCTTCAGCACCTCCAACGCGGGTCTGCAGCCCAACGTGTGGAGACCCGGCTCCATGATCcactga
- the synpo2lb gene encoding synaptopodin 2-like protein isoform X5 has protein sequence MVAEEVVVSLSGGAPWGFRLQGGAEQSKPLQVAKVRKRSKACRAGLREADELLAINELSCGELSHAQAMNLIDNGRGILHLRVRRSGAPGLQSLMLLGSSSAPHMDEAYRAALQALSPPLSSAPLRGGSGCITSPPDSEAYYGETDSDADVVAQERQRRQKRRSPSSSPAKPPPHEEEEEASEMSGYESAPDASGYMSQLQHRWAEMQGQPPPQQQQQQQQQQHGLPGVARREVVYQPPPTEWGLQEISGQNSGQSSPNNSQGAGEGDSGFQEAPAVKPPPLVSPERAREAMMLASRRQLVPMVGPLETPMDDELTATYKDKARQAKLHRGESGQEKQVKEARTKCRTIASLLTDAPNPHAKGVLMFKKRRQRAKKYTLTCFGSADDASLSRSETEDEEEEGSSFPGSESELEEEGFAASTEPDPIWDSGYLDLLDKRSSACIGEFDSVQESSPGLNMSGKGAQLFEQQRQRAAKPVAPPPVAAKPAAAPLSLMTDEQLAEMTAEMPPAPPAYAGPSVTVNSGMVNGDSTVVSRTSVVLAPAGHAVSMASGGPDTMDSQAGTNVHNRTAKPFAAGCVGNRAATAPVVFRPSPARKAVSVANMPAAFSSSSGPEVKRAVSSTSLYIPARPATVSGPPSAGASPLSPRTSVSVASFPPPAAHPAPHPAHQATYSAPHSAPHPAPRSAPHQATYSAPNSAPHPAPHPAPHQATYSAPNSAPRPAPHQATYSAPNSAPHPAPRSAPHQATYSAPNSAPHPAPHQATYSAPHQATHQTPHSAPPAFSQAPGQPPSYNPPPPAMSQPYSPSSSMASAPFSPPAPHATPYSPQEAPAYYPPQSMPYSAPAPPPVPSKPYSSPHSQAAPFSPPPHQNMPLSPPHQPSAPFPPPSTMTMSYSQPPANVASTYPPAPVSAPYAPSQPVPASPPNLAPPPTAPKVSFNPYVDVSASPQPPAMASPQPCQAAGVGPEALASREQRIAVPAGKTGILQDARKRSSRKPMFSAPEEKKGLSPNPALLNMVQNLDERPRGDPGFESGPEEDSLNLGAEACNFMQIQRGGRHPPPPVAPKPSRAATGPPPPPSLQTGGKGAELFARRQSRMDRYVVDKQQPHPMSPAQPRDPSPTPSLPAHWKYSSSIRAPPPINYNPLLSPSCPLVAQRAPRASEAPRVAHKPGVKALDYMSRQPYQLNSSLFSYGGGVPQQPQGASLTTPRQVPVKAARVYEIKRFSTPTPMSAPTSLTPTVIVPRSATTLAEPIWRSEVASPPPRAPAPAPYTPTPTPYTQAPAPYSPAARPPPPSVTLPALPHFQGSAHGPAPAQAYGSQFQAAKQFKSAPELSPLSVNPALRSSSTQPNLRVPRPRFSTSNAGLQPNVWRPGSMIH, from the exons ATGGTGGCCGAGGAGGTCGTTGTCAGCCTGTCTGGAGGAGCGCCATGGGGCTTTCGGCTCCAGGGGGGAGCTGAGCAGAGCAAACCTCTCCAAGTGGCCAAG GTGAGGAAGCGCAGTAAAGCCTGCCGCGCTGGTCTGCGAGAGGCTGACGAGCTGCTGGCTATCAATGAGCTGTCATGTGGAGAACTCTCTCACGCCCAGGCCATGAACCTGATTGACAATGGCAGAGGAATCCTTCACCTGCGTGTCAGAAGGTCAGG GGCCCCTGGCCTGCAGTCCCTGATGCTGCTCGGGTCCTCCTCCGCTCCTCATATGGACGAAGCGTACCGCGCCGCCCTGCAGGCCCTGTCCCCTCCGCTGTCCTCAGCGCCTCTCCGCGGGGGCTCCGGCTGCATCACGTCTCCGCCGGACAGCGAGGCGTACTATGGCGAGACGGACAGCGACGCCGACGTAGTGGCCCAGGAGCGCCAGCGCCGGCAGAAGCGCCGAAGCCCCAGCAGCTCCCCGGCCAAGCCGCCGCcgcacgaggaggaggaggaggcctcgGAGATGAGCGGCTACGAGAGCGCACCCGACGCCAGCGGCTACATGAGCCAGCTGCAGCACCGCTGGGCCGAGATGCAGGGCCAGCCGCcccctcagcagcagcagcagcagcagcagcagcagcatgggcTACCGGGCGTAGCGCGCAGGGAGGTGGTCTACCAGCCTCCCCCGACCGAGTGGGGGCTCCAGGAGATCTCGGGCCAGAACTCGGGCCAGAGCAGCCCAAACAACAGCCAGGGGGCGGGGGAGGGGGACAGCGGCTTCCAGGAGGCTCCGGCTGTGAAGCCCCCGCCACTGGTGTCTCCTGAGCGGGCCAGAGAGGCCATGATGCTGGCCTCCCGCAGGCAGCTGGTGCCCATGGTGGGGCCCTTGGAGACGCCTATGGACGACGAGCTCACAGCCACCTACAAGGACAAAGCCAGACAGGCCA AACTCCACAGAGGTGAGAGCGGCCAGGAGAAGCAGGTGAAGGAGGCCCGCACCAAGTGCCGCACCATCGCCTCCCTGCTGACAGACGCGCCCAACCCCCATGCCAAGGGTGTGTTGATGTTCAAGAAGCGCCGACAGCGCGCCAAGAAGTACACGCTTACCTGCTTCGGCAGTGCAGACGACGCCAGCCTCTCCCGCAGCGAGACtgaagacgaggaggaggaaggaagcAGCTTCCCTGGCAGCGAGTCAGAGCTGGAAGAGGAAGGGTTCGCCGCCTCCACCGAGCCGGACCCGATCTGGGACAGTGGCTACCTCGACCTACTGGACAAGAGGTCCTCAGCCTGCATCGGAGAGTTTGACAGTGTCCAGGAGAGCAGCCCAGGGCTGAATATGTCGGGGAAGGGTGCTCAGCTGTTTGAACAGCAGAGGCAGCGGGCAGCGAAGCCTGTTGCTCCACCACCCGTCGCAGCCAAGCCGGCCGCAGCGCCGCTATCGCTCATGACTGATGAGCAGCTGGCAGAGATGACCGCAGAGATGCCCCCAGCTCCTCCAGCTTACGCAGGCCCGTCGGTGACTGTGAATTCAGGGATGGTGAACGGAGATTCAACGGTGGTGAGCCGCACCAGCGTGGTACTAGCTCCTGCGGGCCATGCCGTGTCAATGGCAAGTGGTGGGCCTGACACCATGGACTCACAAGCTGGCACCAATGTCCACAACCGGACCGCCAAGCCGTTTGCCGCCGGCTGCGTGGGCAACCGGGCCGCCACTGCCCCCGTGGTATTCCGGCCCAGCCCTGCCCGGAAGGCGGTGTCCGTGGCCAACATGCCAGCAGCCTTCTCTTCTTCCAGCGGTCCAGAGGTGAAGCGAGCagtctcctccacctccctctacATCCCTGCCCGGCCCGCCACTGTGAGTGGACCTCCCTCAGCAGGGGcgtctcccctctctccacgCACCTCTGTGTCTGTGGCCTCCTTCCCCCCTCCGGCCGCACATCCAGCTCCTCATCCTGCTCATCAGGCTACTTATTCAGCTCCTCACTCTGCTCCTCATCCGGCTCCTCGTTCTGCTCCTCACCAGGCTACTTATTCAGCTCCTAATTCTGCTCCTCATCCGGCTCCTCATCCAGCTCCTCACCAGGCTACTTATTCAGCTCCTAATTCTGCTCCTCGTCCGGCTCCTCACCAGGCTACTTATTCAGCTCCTAATTCTGCTCCTCATCCAGCTCCTCGTTCTGCTCCTCACCAGGCTACTTATTCAGCTCCTAATTCTGCTCCTCATCCGGCTCCTCACCAGGCTACTTATTCAGCTCCTCACCAGGCTACTCATCAGACTCCTCATTCTGCTCCCCCTGCCTTCTCCCAGGCCCCTGGGCAACCCCCATCCTATAACCCACCTCCCCCTGCTATGAGCCAGCCGtattctccttcctcctccatgGCCTCTGCACCCTTCTCCCCACCAGCTCCTCACGCCACCCCCTACTCTCCTCAAGAGGCTCCAGCCTACTACCCCCCTCAGTCCATGCCCTactctgctcctgctcctcctcctgtgcCCTCCAAACCTTACTCCTCACCTCATTCCCAAGCTGCACctttctcccctccccctcaccAAAACATGCCCCTTTCACCTCCTCACCAGCCGAGCGCCcccttccctcctccctccaccaTGACCATGTCCTACTCCCAGCCCCCTGCCAACGTAGCCTCCACGTACCCCCCAGCTCCTGTGTCTGCTCCTTATGCGCCATCCCAGCCAGTTCCTGCCTCCCCCCCCAACCTGGCGCCACCGCCCACAGCTCCTAAGGTCTCCTTCAACCCCTACGTTGATGTGTCGGCGTCGCCTCAGCCTCCCGCCATGGCGTCTCCTCAGCCGTGCCAGGCGGCGGGCGTGGGGCCAGAGGCGCTGGCGTCTCGAGAGCAGCGGATCGCCGTGCCAGCGGGGAAGACCGGCATCTTGCAGGACGCTCGCAAGCGGAGCAGCCGCAAGCCCATGTTCAGCGCGCCGGAGGAGAAGAAGGGCCTCTCTCCGAACCCCGCGCTGCTGAACATGGTGCAGAACCTGGACGAGAGGCCCCGGGGGGACCCGGGCTTCGAGTCTGGCCCTGAGGAGGACTCCCTCAACCTGGGCGCCGAGGCCTGCAACTTCATGCAGATCCAGAGAGGCGGCAGGCACCCTCCTCCGCCTGTGGCCCCCAAGCCGTCTCGCGCCGCCACCGGCCCGCCTCCTCCGCCCTCCCTGCAGACCGGAGGCAAGGGGGCCGAGCTGTTCGCGCGCCGGCAGAGCCGCATGGATCGCTACGTGGTGGACAAGCAGCAACCGCATCCGATGTCCCCTGCCCAGCCCCGCGatccctcccccaccccatctcttcCCGCCCACTGGAAGTATTCCTCCAGCATCAGGGCCCCTCCTCCCATCAACTACAACCCCCTGCTGTCCCCCTCCTGCCCCCTGGTCGCCCAGCGTGCCCCCAGAGCCTCGGAGGCCCCTCGCGTGGCCCACAAACCGGGCGTGAAGGCGCTGGACTACATGAGCCGCCAGCCCTACCAGCTCAACTCGTCCCTCTTCAGCTACGGGGGTGGAGTGCCTCAGCAGCCGCAAGGCGCCTCCCTCACCACACCCCGACAGGTGCCAGTCAAGGCGGCGCGCGTCTACGAGATCAAGCGCTTCTCCACTCCCACCCCCATGTCGGCGCCCACCTCCCTGACCCCAACCGTCATCGTGCCGCGCTCGGCCACCACGTTGGCCGAGCCCATCTGGAGGTCTGAGGTGGCGTCCCCCCCGCCTCGGGCCCCTGCACCTGCCCCTTACACCCCTACACCCACCCCTTACACCCAGGCGCCCGCCCCGTACTCCCCTGCTGCccgacccccacccccatcagtGACCCTCCCTGCCCTGCCCCACTTCCAGGGCTCAGCCCACGGGCCGGCTCCTGCCCAG GCGTACGGCTCCCAGTTCCAGGCTGCCAAGCAGTTCAAGAGTGCCCCTGAGCTGAGTCCCCTGTCGGTGAACCCCGCCCTGCGCTCCAGCAGCACCCAGCCCAACCTCAGGGTGCCCCGGCCACGCTTCAGCACCTCCAACGCGGGTCTGCAGCCCAACGTGTGGAGACCCGGCTCCATGATCcactga